The DNA window CTGAAGCGGAACCCATGGGGTCGTTTATGGGGAATATGTTATCGCAACCAGTCTTTCAGGCTGGGCAGATGCTGACAATCCTTGTGTTCCTATTTGCCCAAAGTTTCTGGTTTGGGGTTGCGTCCATAGCGCTTATTCCATTACAAGCATGGATTATTCCTAAATTACAGCGCCAGATTAATGTGTTGAATAAAGAGAGGATAAAAGAGGTTAGAAAATTTGCTGCTGATATTGGTGAAACTGCTGCACGTGTCAGTGATATTCGTATGAACGGCGGGACACGTCATAGATTGTCATTGTTTTCTAATCGTTTGGGTAACTTGTTTAGCATTCGTTTTAAGATTTATCAAAAGAAGTTCTTTATGAAATTTCTGAACAACTTTATCAATCAATTGACACCCTTCTTTTTCTATTCTGTTGGTGGTTATTTAGCGATTAAAGGAGAAGTAACTGTAGGCGCCTTGATTGCAGCGCTAGCAGCTTATAAAGATCTGTCGTCACCTTGGAAAGAGCTGTTAGCTTATTACAACCAGACCCAAGATATGGTATTGCGTTGGGAGCTAGTAATCGAACGCTTTGCACCAAAAAACCTTGAGAAAGACACGTTGTTTGATGGGGGGCCTCATACGTTTAAGAACCTTCGTGGTTACATAGCTATGAAGGGAATTACTGTGAATTTTGTTGAGCATGACGTGAATTATTTACATCAAACCCTGGTTGTTAATCGCATCGGCGATGTCAGTTCCAAACCTTATATCTTTCAAGGAACACTCGGTGAAATCCTATTCAAGCCATTTAATTATGAACCGGTCTTTGGTAGGGGGATATCGGTTGCTGTTGCAGGTTGGAAAGAAGTGTCTACGCGAGCTGCTAACAATGTTGCTCCCTTTGAATCTGACAGGGTTGCTCCTCAAATGGCGAAGGGTCAATCATGTGATGAGAGCAAAGACATCGACGATATCATGGTGCGCAAGGGGCTACGGACACGCCTTGAACTTGATATTCAGCAAGAGACTAATCTCGTTCTGACGTTGCAGGATGAAGCGTTTTATCATCGGCTTGGAGTGATCGTAGAAACAAAACGCTTAGCTGGCGAACGAGTGTTGTCACCGAAATACTTTCCTGTTACGTCGGTGCTTGGAAATGCAATTTTTGAACGTATTTCAACTTTTTCAGATGCCCGTGAGAAGTGCATTGAAGATATTATTGTTGATGTCCTGAAGGAACATTGTTTAAGGCTATTAGTCGCGCAACTCCTGTATAATGTAGTGACGACTCAGGGGGGAGAGCATCTTTTCGCTGTTTTCAGGGAACGCTTGGCTATCCATGATGCTGATACTCGCACTTTGACTCATAAATTGATGCCTGACACCACCTAAGTTTCATTGAAAACCTCGCTAGAATCAGTAACTAACAAGATTTTATCTAAAGTGAACAGGGATTTTATGGTGTAGTGTTTAAGAGCTTGTTCGTTGACTAAGGTCACTGCTTATTACATTGCGTGTCAATTTAAGCCCTACAAGTATACTAGCGACTAGTCCACATATAAGTAAAGTGATAGCGAGGCTGCCAAAGTCACTGGCGGCATGTAAACCAAAACCAATCATAAGGTAGTAGAACAAACCAAGTAATGCCCCTGCGCTGCCTAAGTGATCGCGGTAATCCGTTAATGCGCCACTTAGTAGGTTGGGTAAGGCGAGTCCAAAAGACAAATAAACCAACATCATTGGGATGAAAAACCATACTGAGTCTTGTAGAAGATAGACACTGATACCACTGAGTAAAAGTAAGGCTGTCGCAAGACTAACTATATGATCATGGCTTAAGTGGCGGCGGATTAATCGCATGTTGATCATTGACCCTATAATAGAGCCTGCAGCAAGTAAAAAACCTGTATAATCAAAGTATTCAACACTGACACCAAGCTTTTCAAACATAAATGGCGCAATACTGTAGTATGAAAATAGCGAAATATTAAAAATCGCGACCATAAGCGAGATATACCAAATATGGTCATCTTTTAGCATTTTAAGACCAACAGCTAATAAGCTATCACGGCGGTTGTTCGCTGGCTTAGTTTCAGGCAGATGAATAAATGCCCATACTAAGAGCGCTGCGACAAATATTACCATAGCGGAAAAGACCCAAGTGTATCCACCGTGTGCGGTCAGCCAGCTACCTGTTAGCATACCTATTACAGGACTCAAGCCAATAGAAGTTCCCACGATTGAGAACACGTGTGAAAGTTCCATACCATGGTAGCCATCACGAATAATGGTTTGAATACAAATTGAACCTACCGCTGCACCAAAAGCGCAACCTGTTAATATCATATCAAAAGTTGGCGCCATCAAGGTAAATGTGGCAGATATAATGAATACGATTAAGCCAGTTAATGTTGAGGTACGTCGACCAATGACATCACACATACGACCCCAAACAACAACTCCGACAGCAAAAGCAATAAAAAAGATTGATAATGCTTGGGCGGCTGCGGCAGCCGATACACCAAAATGATTTTTAATAGATGTCAGTGCTGGACTGTACATGGTTTCGATAATTTGCGGAAACATCAGTAATATGACCGCTAAAGGAATTGAAATCTTTTTTACTTCAGTATTCATTATTTTTTCCTATTTTCTATTGCACTATTTAGTGCGTAATAAATCACATCAGTTACGATAATGAGAAGTATATAGTACATAGAAAGGTGTTAATGTTAACATTGGGACTATAAATATCGATTTAAGGACAGGGTGGGGTGGATAAATGGCTTTTATTTCGAAAGCATCTGACTTCAACGTAGATGAACATTCAGGTTTAGTCGTTGGGGTTGCATCTATTTTGGGTGTTCATGACTCGGGACGACATACACATACAAAAGATCAATTGTTGTTTTCTCAGCGCGGTTGCATGGTGATAACAATGGCAGGAATGAAGTGCGTTCTTCCCCCGATGCGTGCAGCTTGGATCCCTGCCGGTATTGAGCATAGTGCTCAAATGATGAACGTAAGCCACTATCGGTCGCTGTTTTTTAATGAATCGTTACAATCAAAGTTATCACGTAAAATGAGGATATTGGATGTTAATCCGTTATTTCTAGCCTTGATTGAGAGAATGGCAATGTGGCCATT is part of the Moritella viscosa genome and encodes:
- a CDS encoding MFS transporter, translating into MNTEVKKISIPLAVILLMFPQIIETMYSPALTSIKNHFGVSAAAAAQALSIFFIAFAVGVVVWGRMCDVIGRRTSTLTGLIVFIISATFTLMAPTFDMILTGCAFGAAVGSICIQTIIRDGYHGMELSHVFSIVGTSIGLSPVIGMLTGSWLTAHGGYTWVFSAMVIFVAALLVWAFIHLPETKPANNRRDSLLAVGLKMLKDDHIWYISLMVAIFNISLFSYYSIAPFMFEKLGVSVEYFDYTGFLLAAGSIIGSMINMRLIRRHLSHDHIVSLATALLLLSGISVYLLQDSVWFFIPMMLVYLSFGLALPNLLSGALTDYRDHLGSAGALLGLFYYLMIGFGLHAASDFGSLAITLLICGLVASILVGLKLTRNVISSDLSQRTSS
- a CDS encoding putative uncharacterized protein (No significant database matches), whose translation is MAFISKASDFNVDEHSGLVVGVASILGVHDSGRHTHTKDQLLFSQRGCMVITMAGMKCVLPPMRAAWIPAGIEHSAQMMNVSHYRSLFFNESLQSKLSRKMRILDVNPLFLALIERMAMWPFDKSEDEMINSLNLFIEELNAAKDTHLNLPLPYDYRLKDWLLKVNNDDFLAPTLTQLSTEVGPVLRRSRVFLQKRQGCPIKVGVNNGEC